One genomic segment of Hordeum vulgare subsp. vulgare chromosome 2H, MorexV3_pseudomolecules_assembly, whole genome shotgun sequence includes these proteins:
- the LOC123426752 gene encoding uncharacterized protein LOC123426752 produces the protein MATALNRGLRSGIRLLAIGAEASKPASRGFHATGVKRMSGHGHDEPYYLHAKHMYNLHRMKHQKLTAWTSVLGAVSIGVGVPVFAVVFQQKKTGSG, from the exons ATGGCGACTGCTCTCAACCGCGGCCTCCGATCCGGGATCCGCCTCCTCGCCATCGGCGCCGAGGCCTCCAAGCCAG CTTCACGTGGATTCCATGCTACCGGCGTGAAGAGGATGTCAGGGCACGGTCATGATGAGCCATACTACCTCCATGCCAAGCACATGTACAACTTGCACAGGATGAAGCATCAGAAGCTGACTGCATGGACTTCGGTGCTGGGAGCCGTGAGCATTGGTGTCGGTGTCCCGGTCTTCGCGGTCGTCTTCCAGCAAAAGAAGACCGGCTCGGGATGA
- the LOC123426753 gene encoding DNA-directed RNA polymerases II, IV and V subunit 12 gives MDPQQPEPVSYLCGDCGAENTLKTGDVIQCRECGYRILYKKRTRRIVQYEAR, from the exons ATGGATCCGCAGCAGCCGGAGCCTGTCAGCTATCTGTGCGGAG ATTGCGGAGCTGAGAACACACTCAAGACAGGGGATGTGATCCAGTGCCGTGAATGTGGTTACCGCATTCTGTACAAGAAGCGCACTCGTCGGA TTGTTCAATATGAAGCTCGCTGA